A single Methylobacterium sp. 17Sr1-1 DNA region contains:
- a CDS encoding branched-chain amino acid ABC transporter permease — protein MLELLIVSTLNGVLYGMLLFLMASGLTLIFSMMGVLNFAHASFYMLGAFFGYQISKFTGFWIGLVAAPLVVGGIGALVERYGLRNVHRHGHVPELLFTFGLAYVIEEVVQMVWGKLPVDYRVPAILDFPAFTVFGTNYPAYKLFMLVISVAIFIALLVALTRTRVGLIIQAALTHPNMVAMLGHDVPKVFMLVFGVGTGLAAVAGVIAGPALVTQANMAGLLGPILFVVVVVGGLGSLTGAFAASLLIGLVQTFAISLDVSVASVFQAIGIDAAPSGGVLGDLWNVTIAQVGPIIPYLLLVLVLIARPTGLLGNREA, from the coding sequence CTGAACGGCGTGCTCTACGGGATGCTGCTCTTCCTGATGGCGAGCGGCCTCACCCTCATCTTCAGCATGATGGGCGTGCTCAACTTCGCCCATGCCAGCTTCTACATGCTGGGCGCATTCTTCGGCTACCAGATCAGCAAGTTCACCGGATTCTGGATCGGCCTCGTCGCCGCGCCGCTGGTGGTCGGCGGGATCGGGGCGCTCGTCGAGCGCTACGGCCTGCGCAACGTCCACCGCCACGGCCACGTGCCGGAACTCCTCTTCACCTTCGGCCTCGCCTACGTGATCGAGGAGGTGGTGCAGATGGTCTGGGGCAAGCTGCCGGTCGATTACCGGGTGCCGGCGATCCTCGACTTCCCGGCCTTCACGGTGTTCGGCACCAACTACCCGGCCTACAAGCTGTTCATGCTGGTGATCTCGGTGGCGATCTTCATCGCCCTGCTCGTCGCCCTGACGCGCACCCGGGTCGGGCTGATCATCCAGGCGGCGCTGACCCATCCCAACATGGTGGCGATGCTCGGCCACGACGTGCCGAAGGTGTTCATGCTGGTCTTCGGCGTCGGTACCGGGCTCGCGGCGGTGGCCGGCGTCATCGCCGGGCCGGCTTTGGTGACGCAGGCCAACATGGCGGGCCTGCTCGGGCCGATCCTGTTCGTGGTCGTGGTGGTGGGCGGCCTCGGCTCGCTCACCGGCGCCTTCGCGGCCTCGCTGCTGATCGGGCTGGTCCAGACCTTCGCGATCTCGCTCGACGTCTCGGTCGCCAGCGTGTTCCAGGCGATCGGCATCGACGCCGCGCCGTCGGGCGGCGTGCTGGGCGACCTCTGGAACGTGACGATCGCCCAGGTCGGGCCGATCATCCCCTACCTCCTGCTGGTCCTCGTGCTGATCGCGCGGCCGACCGGCCTGCTCGGGAACCGCGAAGCATGA